One Paenisporosarcina sp. FSL H8-0542 genomic region harbors:
- a CDS encoding HEAT repeat domain-containing protein, producing the protein MNILLTFFIILFFVLALSQLLLLLFLVIKKMKKSKREMHEDHIYKESMPLFIQYLYNDQDVYIPLPPEEYRVAEKLFSDSMAITTDEGLQHKIRESATYYLSSYYKRVLNTGAWPARVNALYYIENFRMESLQPILKRRLEEIKIHDEEKQQLIRTLAAIGDLSILAYLEKDQSATETVFLSAFTRFPDDAIPQAVEYVSLHGSSKAVSSLLMYFGLSKKLEYLQLVEEKLFHELPEMRIQALKAIFRMSYLSDTKFLEPFFKSEIWEERMFAAKIVGALTLPQFESELSEFLGDPVWWVRYSTADAILQTFGESKLLELSQSHPDPYARDMASQCLKLDREVPSYV; encoded by the coding sequence ATGAATATCCTACTTACTTTTTTTATCATTCTATTTTTTGTTTTGGCTCTTTCACAGCTGCTACTGCTGTTATTTTTAGTAATCAAGAAAATGAAAAAAAGCAAGCGAGAGATGCATGAAGACCATATTTACAAAGAAAGCATGCCTTTGTTTATTCAGTATTTATATAATGATCAAGATGTATATATCCCTCTTCCACCTGAAGAGTATCGTGTTGCAGAGAAATTGTTCAGTGATAGTATGGCGATTACAACAGATGAAGGATTGCAGCACAAGATCCGCGAGAGCGCTACATACTATTTAAGTTCATACTATAAAAGAGTACTGAATACTGGGGCTTGGCCGGCTCGTGTAAATGCACTATATTATATAGAAAATTTTCGAATGGAATCTTTACAGCCCATTCTTAAACGAAGACTGGAAGAAATCAAAATTCATGACGAAGAAAAGCAGCAATTGATACGTACCTTGGCAGCCATAGGCGATCTGTCCATTTTAGCGTATTTAGAAAAAGATCAATCAGCGACTGAAACAGTTTTTCTATCAGCGTTTACTCGCTTTCCTGACGATGCAATCCCACAGGCAGTTGAGTATGTTTCGCTTCATGGTAGTTCAAAAGCTGTCAGTTCTTTGTTAATGTATTTTGGGCTTTCGAAGAAACTGGAATATTTGCAACTCGTTGAGGAAAAATTGTTTCATGAACTTCCGGAAATGCGCATTCAAGCATTGAAAGCAATTTTCAGGATGAGCTACTTATCAGACACCAAGTTTCTGGAACCATTTTTTAAGTCCGAAATTTGGGAAGAGCGGATGTTTGCAGCAAAAATTGTAGGCGCATTGACCCTACCACAATTTGAAAGTGAACTTAGTGAGTTTCTTGGAGATCCTGTTTGGTGGGTTCGCTATTCAACAGCAGATGCTATATTGCAAACGTTTGGTGAGAGCAAGCTGCTTGAACTTTCACAAAGCCACCCTGATCCGTATGCCAGAGATATGGCATCTCAGTGTTTAAAGCTAGATAGAGAGGTTCCGTCTTATGTCTGA
- a CDS encoding glycosyltransferase codes for MIIIYMSFTALSYVILFLLSLRKVLREGRLDKKETLEDLAISESTIPVSIIVPAYNEEIGVISTVRSLLTLQYPQYEIIVVDDGSKDQTLSKLIVEYGLVVVDHAIRKHIDTNPIRKVYKSPIFPNLVVISKENGGKADALNSGINLANYPFFCAIDGDSILEQDALLKAMKPVLAADGKIIAVGGSIRVANGTTIARSKIEVIELSSKPLVIMQIVEYFRAFLIGRLGFSRFNQLLIISGAFGVFRKDKVIHIGGYQEGTVGEDMELIVRLQRMIREEKLADRIEYIPDPVCWTEAPESFNDLRSQRVRWQTGLAETLYKHRKMFFNPRFGTIGFVTFPYFLFVELLGAAFEFIGYLLIIFGLLFDFLDPAVVFTLFLVTVMYGSFISSLAVLMEEMTMHKYPKVSHLVKLFFWSLTESFWYRPIMVIWRIEGLIVFFTKKAEWGQMQRKGISTD; via the coding sequence ATGATTATCATTTATATGTCTTTTACGGCATTAAGCTATGTTATCTTATTTCTACTGTCTTTACGGAAAGTGTTAAGGGAAGGCAGACTGGATAAAAAAGAGACTCTGGAAGATTTGGCTATTAGTGAAAGTACGATACCCGTTTCCATAATTGTTCCTGCTTATAATGAAGAGATTGGGGTCATCAGTACCGTCCGATCATTATTGACTTTGCAATACCCACAATATGAAATCATTGTGGTGGATGATGGCTCCAAGGATCAAACTCTTTCCAAATTGATAGTTGAGTACGGATTGGTAGTGGTGGATCATGCAATTCGAAAACATATCGATACTAATCCTATCCGTAAAGTGTATAAATCTCCCATATTCCCTAATTTAGTCGTAATCTCCAAAGAAAACGGCGGTAAAGCAGATGCATTAAACAGTGGGATCAATTTAGCCAATTACCCGTTCTTTTGTGCGATTGACGGGGATTCCATATTGGAACAGGATGCGTTATTAAAAGCAATGAAACCTGTTCTTGCGGCAGATGGGAAAATTATTGCTGTTGGTGGATCCATCCGTGTTGCAAATGGCACAACGATAGCCAGAAGCAAAATAGAAGTGATTGAGCTCTCCAGTAAACCTTTGGTCATCATGCAAATTGTAGAATATTTCCGTGCGTTTTTGATTGGGCGTTTGGGATTCAGCAGATTCAATCAGCTATTGATTATCTCGGGGGCATTCGGAGTTTTTCGTAAGGACAAGGTGATACATATTGGCGGCTACCAAGAAGGTACTGTTGGAGAAGATATGGAATTGATCGTCAGGCTCCAGCGAATGATTCGTGAGGAAAAACTGGCAGACCGGATTGAATATATACCGGATCCTGTCTGCTGGACAGAAGCCCCTGAGTCTTTCAATGATTTACGGTCGCAGCGTGTTCGATGGCAAACAGGTTTAGCTGAAACGCTTTATAAACATCGAAAAATGTTCTTTAATCCAAGGTTTGGTACCATTGGCTTTGTCACATTTCCTTATTTCTTATTTGTGGAATTGCTTGGAGCAGCGTTCGAATTCATAGGATATTTACTGATTATTTTTGGGTTGTTATTTGACTTCCTCGACCCTGCAGTAGTCTTCACCCTATTCCTGGTAACGGTCATGTACGGCTCCTTTATTTCATCGCTTGCTGTCCTAATGGAAGAGATGACTATGCATAAATATCCGAAAGTCTCTCATTTGGTGAAGCTGTTCTTTTGGTCACTAACCGAGAGTTTCTGGTACCGTCCAATTATGGTTATTTGGCGTATTGAAGGTTTAATTGTCTTTTTCACCAAAAAAGCAGAATGGGGACAAATGCAGCGAAAAGGTATATCTACAGATTAA